GATCAATCCGGTACGGTTACTTTTGCCACCGGTGCCCATAGCCAACTGGTTACGGTAAGCACCAGTGGCGATACGTTGTATGAGGGGGATGAGACCTTTAGTCTCTCCCTCAGTAACGGCTCTACGGGCACATCCATTGTCAATGCCACGGCTCAAACCACCCTTACCGATGATGTGCAAGATGAAACCACCTTTTCTGTCGCCAACGGCACGGCGGCAGAGGCGGGTAATCTGGTTTTTACGGTGTACCGGGAAGGGGATGCTCAGGCCGATCAAACAGTGGATTACGCACTGGCAGCAGACAGCGCCGCGGCAGGATCCGACTATACCGACCAAAGCGGCACGCTCACTTTTGCCACTGGCGAGAGTAGCCAGCTGGTGACGGTGAGTACGCTGTCCGACACCCTCTACGAAGGGGATGAGCAGTTTAGCATCAGCTTGAGCAATGGCTCTAGCGGTTCCCATATTGGAACCGGCAGTGCGGTGGGTCAGATCACCGACGATGCCCATGATCGTACGACGCTCTCTATTGCCGATGCTTCTGCTACCGAGGGTAACACCGTTAGCTTTGTGGTGACCCGTAGTGGGGATGCTCAAGATACCCAGGTGGTGAGCTATGGATTTACCCATGGTGATACCTCCAGCGGAGATTATACCAGCACCGCTGGCTCTGTTTCGTTTGCCACCGGTGTAGAGACGCAAACCATTACGGTAGCGACCAACGACGACACCGAAGGTGAAGGGGATGAAAGCTTTACCATTAGCCTAAGCGGTGGTAGCGGCGTGGATTATGCCGATGACACGGCCACGGGCTCGATCATCGATAATGATTTTGCCTTTTTATCCATCGCTTCAGGTAGCGTGGCGGAGGGTAGTGATACGGTACTTACCATCTATCGTGACAATGCAGTGGGTACTTCACTGACTGTGGAGTGGGCCAGCAGTGATGGTAGTGCCGCTTCCGCCAGCGACTATACCGGGGCCAGTGGTACAGCAACTTTTGCCGCAGGCGTTACCAGCCAGCTGATCACCATCGCCACAGCGGCTGATACCCTTTACGAAGGCGATGAGACCTTTAGTGTGTCACTCTCCAATGCTGCTGGGGAGGGGGTATTTAGCATTACGGCCGCAGAAGCGGTAGCCACGATCATGGATGACGGCACCGATCTGACCACCTTCTCTGTGGCTAATGCCACCGCAGCCGAGGGTAGTGATCTGGTTTTCACCATCTCTCGTTCTGGTGATGCTCAGGCTAACCAGACTGTGACCTATGCCTTGAGCGATGATAGCGCCGCCGCAAGTAGTGACTATACCAACACCAGCGGAACCGTGACTTTTGCTATGGGAGAGAGCAGCCAACTGGTTACGGTAACCACAACCAGCGATACCCTGTATGAAGGGGATGAGCAGTTCTCGATCAGTCTTAGCGGTGCGTCTACCGGTTCCACCATTGGCAGTAGCCTAGCCACTGGCCAGATTACCGATGACGCTGCGGATGTGGCCACCTTTTCTATCGCCGATGTCTCGGCTACGGAGGGGGATGCCATGACCTTTGTGGTAACCCGCAGCGGAGATGCGCAGAGCGATCAGTTGATCACCTATGGCTTTACCAATGGCAACGCCAGCAGTGACGATTATGCCAGTACCGGTGGCACTTTGACCTTTGCTTCAGGGGTGGACTCTCAAACCTTTACCGTTGCAACCACCGATGATAGCGATGGGGAGGCGACTGAGAGTTTTACCGTGGGGCTGAGTGGTGGTGATGGGGTAGCTTTTGCGGATGCCAATGCCGCCGGAGAGATTATTGATAATGATGTCGCCTTCTTCTCCATGGGCTCTGGCAGTGCCACTGAGGGTAATGATCTGAATCTCACCATCTTTCGTGGAGGAGCAACGGGCTACTCGCAGACAGTAGAATGGGCCAGCAGCGACGCAACCGCCGTGTCGGGCAGTGACTACACGGGGGCTAGTGGTACCGCTACGTTTGCTGCAGGTGTGACCAGTCAGGTGATCTCCCTGGCCACGGCAGCAGATACCTTCTATGAAGGGGATGAAACCTTTAGTGTCAGCCTCTCCAACGCAGCAGGCGAAGGTTTGGTTAGTCTCAGTGTTGCCCAGAACACAGCCACCATTGTGGATGATAGTGCCGATCAGACCACTTTTAGCATTGCCAATGGTGATATCACTGCGGATGAGGGCAGCAACGTAACCCTGACTATTGCCCGCAGTGGGGATGCCCAGGCGGATCAAACGGTGGTCTACAGCCTTAATGATAGTGGTGGCAGTGAAGGAACGGATGATTTAACCGCCTCCAGCGGTACCGTCACTTTTGCCACTGGGGAGAGTCAGCAGTTGGTGACGATCTCACTGAATGCCGACACCCTTTATGAAGGGGATGAGGCATTCACGATCGCCTTGACCCCCTCTTCAGGGGGCAGTGCTGGAGCGGCCACCACGCTAACAATTACCGACGACAGTAGTGATGTTACCAGCCTTTCGGTCACCACAGGATTGGTTGAGGAGGGGCAGACCGCTACCTTTACCCTGTTACGCACGGGGGATGCCCAGGCGGATCAAACGGTAGAGTATGCCTTTGCCGATGGAACAGCAACGGGTTCTGGTACAGACTTTAATGCCCCCGCAGGTACGGCCACTTTTGCTACTGGGGAGACCAGTCAGCTCATTACCATAGCTACCGTGGATGATACTCTGGCAGAAGGGGGTGAAGATTTTAGTATTTCTTTAAGTAATGCTTCTACAGGTGCGACGATTCAAAGTGCCACAGCCACGGCGACCATTATGGATAATGAATCGGCAGGCATCAGCATGGATGCCGTTGGGGCAATAACGGAAGGAACGGCGGCAGAGGTGACCCTCCATCGTCTTGGAGATGCTACCGATTCTTTGGTGCTGGCCCTTAGCGTAACAAGTGATCCGCAAGTCTATTCTCTCGATTACGTCAGTTTAAATCAGGATTTTTCTCAAACCCAAAGCAATGGACAGCTTGTCACGTTTGCCGCCGGGGAGAGTGTTCAGACGCTACAGTTAGAAGCCGAAAATGATGATGTATTTGAATATGATGAGTACTTTGATGTAAGTGTGGTCTCCGTTTATAGTGGTAGTGCCGAGCTATATGTTACGCAAACGCCGGGGACTATTATTAATGCTGCAGATGATTTTCCCACCTACTCCATGAGCATTTTAAATAATGTTGTTGAGGAGGGTTCCGGCATTATAGTCCAAGTCTGGCGTAACCAGCTTGCCCTTGATTTAAATATTCTTTATGAGTCTCAATACCTCTCTTATTCTGTGATCGATGGCACGACCCAGGCCGGAGATGACTATTCCACCACCAGTGGGGAACTATCTCTTGGTACTCTTTCATATCAAACTGGAACCCAGTTCTCCATTGACACCATCAGCGATACCCTCTCCGATGATGGGGAAACCTTCACTATTTCCCTGTTTACCCGCAGTGGGGGGGTAGATACGGGGCAAAGTATTGCGATTGAAACCAGTTCTGATGTTGCAACCATTCGAGATTTGACTGGTACCACCACAAGCATAACCGTATCCGGGGCATTGAATAGCGGTTACTCCTTGGATGTTGGTACCGAATACCATATCACCTTCACCGGCCATCCTGACAGTCCGTTAAATTTTGAACATTTTGGCTATAACGACCACGTCTATCTAAAAGTGGACCACACAGGTGCAACGGGTTTTGATTTTGGTACGGATAATACTATTGATAATAGCTCCAATAATGGTTTCTACTACACCGCTAAGAATTCTGCTAGATGGAATTATGGGTCGGGCTGGTTAACCACTTTATCGGCTAAAGTGGTCAAGTGGAGTGGGGGAGAACTGGCGGTCATTAAAATGGCTGAGGGTAAGACTTATGACCTAACGGCTGGCCAAGACGATCCGATAACCATTGCCACCAATGCTTTTGTTGTCACCAGTGAAGACCATGATTTACTCTCCTATATTTAATAGCTGGGGCATTTTCTATGTCTAGCTCGTCGCAACCACCCAGTGTGGTTGAACAAGGGCGGGCCTTGTTTCGCCAAGGTAGTGTGCAAGAGGCGTGGCAGTGGTGTCTTCATCATATTGAGACGATTGAGGGCAGGGACCATGCTGCTTTGACCGCTCTTCTTGGTATGTTGGAAGCCCACCGTGGTGAGAAGGTCCAGGCATCCCATTGGCTGGATCAAGCCTATTTGAACAGGGTGGATCTGGATGCCTCCGGGCTTGCGGATCTGGGTGGGGGCTACTTGCTGCTAGGCGTATTTACCCAAGCTAAGGAGCTTCTGCAACAGGCACTGGAGAGATCACCACAGGATGGATGGATCCTGGGGCGGCTGGGCATGTGTC
The window above is part of the Magnetococcus sp. PR-3 genome. Proteins encoded here:
- a CDS encoding beta strand repeat-containing protein, which gives rise to DQSGTVTFATGAHSQLVTVSTSGDTLYEGDETFSLSLSNGSTGTSIVNATAQTTLTDDVQDETTFSVANGTAAEAGNLVFTVYREGDAQADQTVDYALAADSAAAGSDYTDQSGTLTFATGESSQLVTVSTLSDTLYEGDEQFSISLSNGSSGSHIGTGSAVGQITDDAHDRTTLSIADASATEGNTVSFVVTRSGDAQDTQVVSYGFTHGDTSSGDYTSTAGSVSFATGVETQTITVATNDDTEGEGDESFTISLSGGSGVDYADDTATGSIIDNDFAFLSIASGSVAEGSDTVLTIYRDNAVGTSLTVEWASSDGSAASASDYTGASGTATFAAGVTSQLITIATAADTLYEGDETFSVSLSNAAGEGVFSITAAEAVATIMDDGTDLTTFSVANATAAEGSDLVFTISRSGDAQANQTVTYALSDDSAAASSDYTNTSGTVTFAMGESSQLVTVTTTSDTLYEGDEQFSISLSGASTGSTIGSSLATGQITDDAADVATFSIADVSATEGDAMTFVVTRSGDAQSDQLITYGFTNGNASSDDYASTGGTLTFASGVDSQTFTVATTDDSDGEATESFTVGLSGGDGVAFADANAAGEIIDNDVAFFSMGSGSATEGNDLNLTIFRGGATGYSQTVEWASSDATAVSGSDYTGASGTATFAAGVTSQVISLATAADTFYEGDETFSVSLSNAAGEGLVSLSVAQNTATIVDDSADQTTFSIANGDITADEGSNVTLTIARSGDAQADQTVVYSLNDSGGSEGTDDLTASSGTVTFATGESQQLVTISLNADTLYEGDEAFTIALTPSSGGSAGAATTLTITDDSSDVTSLSVTTGLVEEGQTATFTLLRTGDAQADQTVEYAFADGTATGSGTDFNAPAGTATFATGETSQLITIATVDDTLAEGGEDFSISLSNASTGATIQSATATATIMDNESAGISMDAVGAITEGTAAEVTLHRLGDATDSLVLALSVTSDPQVYSLDYVSLNQDFSQTQSNGQLVTFAAGESVQTLQLEAENDDVFEYDEYFDVSVVSVYSGSAELYVTQTPGTIINAADDFPTYSMSILNNVVEEGSGIIVQVWRNQLALDLNILYESQYLSYSVIDGTTQAGDDYSTTSGELSLGTLSYQTGTQFSIDTISDTLSDDGETFTISLFTRSGGVDTGQSIAIETSSDVATIRDLTGTTTSITVSGALNSGYSLDVGTEYHITFTGHPDSPLNFEHFGYNDHVYLKVDHTGATGFDFGTDNTIDNSSNNGFYYTAKNSARWNYGSGWLTTLSAKVVKWSGGELAVIKMAEGKTYDLTAGQDDPITIATNAFVVTSEDHDLLSYI